From a single Chitinophaga sp. Cy-1792 genomic region:
- a CDS encoding ThiF family adenylyltransferase: MILTEKETQHFKTPIAVPGFGLSMQEKLKMSRVLVIGAGGLGSPIIQYLGASGVGIIGIADYGTINTEDMHRQPIYHMQDVKKHKAKMAASRMYGFNPYARPFPLLMQAKPEAMGFLLDGFDLIVDCTQHLPSHLLINDACIAFNKPFVVGEVHNWLAWYGGFNMPMLDGSVSASFRCAMDITDDYRNYDAGALGVTHGTTGMHMVTDIIKYLIEVPMGLTNKIYGMDYLHNTTKVHELTANRELIETVRTNGILSADDYGLEIQPDVED, translated from the coding sequence ATGATTCTGACTGAAAAGGAAACACAACACTTTAAAACGCCGATAGCTGTACCTGGCTTCGGCTTATCAATGCAGGAAAAACTGAAAATGTCCAGGGTGCTGGTGATTGGCGCCGGCGGGCTCGGAAGTCCGATTATTCAGTATCTGGGCGCCAGTGGCGTAGGCATTATCGGTATCGCGGATTATGGTACCATTAATACGGAAGATATGCACCGTCAGCCTATCTACCATATGCAGGACGTGAAGAAACATAAAGCTAAAATGGCCGCCAGCCGTATGTATGGCTTTAATCCATATGCAAGGCCTTTCCCGCTGCTGATGCAGGCAAAGCCGGAAGCAATGGGTTTCCTGCTGGATGGCTTTGATCTGATTGTAGACTGTACACAGCATTTACCTTCTCATCTGCTGATAAATGATGCCTGTATCGCCTTCAACAAACCATTTGTAGTGGGAGAAGTGCATAACTGGCTGGCCTGGTATGGCGGTTTCAATATGCCGATGTTAGATGGTAGCGTATCGGCCTCTTTCCGTTGTGCAATGGACATTACAGACGATTACCGCAACTATGATGCAGGCGCCTTAGGTGTTACCCACGGTACCACCGGCATGCATATGGTCACCGATATCATCAAATACCTGATAGAAGTACCGATGGGACTTACCAATAAAATCTATGGTATGGACTATCTCCACAATACTACAAAAGTACATGAGCTTACTGCCAACAGGGAACTGATAGAAACAGTAAGAACAAATGGTATCCTGTCCGCAGATGACTACGGACTGGAGATACAACCGGATGTGGAGGATTAA
- a CDS encoding LD-carboxypeptidase, translating to MVKIPPYLKKGDLIGVTCSSSQMDQAAAEFAADVMRSWGYRVHLGITVGTSFHNFSAPDELRLEELQDMLDDPEIKAIVFGRGGYGMVCILDKLDFTKFRKHPKWLCGYSDVTTLHAHIQQRFGIPTVHSMMCSGITTQTADNEYVHSLEQILKGKKYSYSTTAHELNREGSADGILVGGNLSLLANASGTKSQINTKGKILLLEDIGEYRYNVDRMMYNLKRAGWLDKLAGLVVGGFTDGRETTTPFGQSEYEIIHNMVQEFDYPVCFNFPIGHQAENYAVRLGMKHHLKVGEAKSILKLKED from the coding sequence ATGGTAAAAATTCCGCCATATCTGAAAAAGGGCGATTTAATCGGTGTAACCTGCTCCAGCAGCCAAATGGACCAGGCGGCGGCTGAATTTGCGGCTGATGTAATGCGTTCCTGGGGGTATCGTGTACACCTGGGAATCACAGTAGGTACCAGTTTCCACAATTTTTCCGCACCTGACGAACTTCGCCTTGAAGAATTGCAGGACATGCTGGACGACCCTGAAATCAAAGCAATTGTTTTTGGACGTGGCGGCTACGGTATGGTGTGTATCCTCGATAAACTCGATTTTACCAAATTCCGTAAACACCCCAAATGGCTCTGCGGATACAGCGATGTAACTACCCTCCATGCACATATACAGCAGCGTTTTGGTATCCCTACCGTTCACTCCATGATGTGTAGTGGCATTACCACACAAACAGCTGATAATGAATACGTTCACAGCCTGGAGCAAATTCTGAAAGGCAAGAAATACAGCTATTCTACCACTGCCCATGAACTGAACCGCGAAGGCAGTGCAGACGGCATACTCGTTGGAGGTAATCTCTCCCTGCTCGCCAATGCCTCCGGCACCAAATCTCAGATAAACACAAAAGGCAAAATACTGCTACTGGAAGATATCGGGGAATACCGGTACAATGTAGACCGCATGATGTACAACCTGAAACGCGCAGGCTGGCTGGATAAACTGGCCGGACTCGTAGTTGGCGGCTTTACCGATGGCAGAGAAACCACTACGCCATTCGGCCAGTCTGAATATGAGATCATTCACAACATGGTACAGGAATTTGATTACCCTGTCTGTTTCAACTTCCCTATCGGTCATCAGGCGGAAAATTATGCCGTACGCCTGGGCATGAAACACCACCTTAAAGTGGGTGAAGCGAAAAGCATCTTAAAGCTGAAAGAAGATTAA
- the metG gene encoding methionine--tRNA ligase — protein MGKFNRYLITAALPYANGPVHIGHLAGCYIPADIYVRYLRAKKADVKFVCGTDEHGVPITIKAMKEGVTPQDVVDKYHKIIGDSFAAMGISFDIFSRTSNQVHHKTASDYFLKMYNDGLFEEKESEQFYDPKANMFLADRYIIGTCPHCGNDKAYGDQCEKCGNSLSPDELINPHSALSDAVPVKKKTKHWYMPLQNYEPWLNEWLIEGHKEWKNNVYGQCKSWLSSGLQSRAMTRDSNWGIKVPLPDAEGKVLYVWFDAPIGYISATKELTENWADYWCKEDTKLVHFIGKDNIVFHCIIFPAMLKAHGGFVLPDNVPANEFLNLEGEKISTSRNWAVWVNDFIADFPGQQDILRYVLTATAPETKDNDFTWKDFLTRNNSELSDNLSNFVHRTMVLMHKLCGGKVPQLHQDLLNDEDRQMFVEFKNAKEKVENAIEQYKFREGLFEVMALSKLGNKYMQDNAPWLLAKAIETIKKGEAHEKYTADDLEMLQKRIDICLHICLQMTANLAILMNPFLPFTAKKILHMLKVVDRMLEWENAGSEKLVSVGYSLRDPEMLFKKMDESVIKPQLDRLAAIKAEQAAAAAAAEAAAPKAIAPIKPEIQYDDFAKLDLRVGTIIKAEKVEKADKLLKLLVDIGSEQRTVVSGIAMHFKPEDIVGKQVTLVTNLAPRKMRGIESQGMILMAEDNGKLVFVNPNENVAPGSGVA, from the coding sequence ATGGGAAAATTTAATAGATATTTAATAACTGCGGCGTTACCGTATGCCAATGGTCCTGTTCATATAGGTCATCTGGCTGGTTGCTATATTCCTGCAGATATTTACGTGCGATATCTCCGCGCTAAAAAAGCTGATGTAAAATTCGTTTGTGGTACAGATGAACATGGTGTTCCTATCACCATCAAAGCCATGAAGGAAGGCGTTACACCACAGGATGTGGTAGATAAATACCATAAAATTATTGGTGACAGCTTTGCCGCTATGGGTATCTCTTTCGATATCTTTTCCCGCACCAGTAACCAGGTTCATCATAAAACAGCGTCCGACTACTTCCTGAAAATGTACAACGACGGACTGTTTGAAGAAAAAGAATCTGAACAGTTTTACGATCCTAAGGCCAACATGTTCCTGGCCGACAGATATATCATCGGTACCTGCCCTCATTGCGGTAACGATAAAGCCTATGGCGACCAGTGTGAGAAATGTGGTAATAGCCTCAGTCCTGATGAACTGATCAACCCACATTCTGCATTGAGCGACGCTGTGCCTGTAAAGAAAAAAACCAAACACTGGTACATGCCTTTACAGAACTACGAACCATGGCTGAATGAGTGGCTCATCGAAGGTCATAAAGAGTGGAAAAATAACGTATATGGTCAGTGTAAAAGCTGGTTATCAAGTGGCCTGCAATCACGTGCCATGACCCGCGACAGCAACTGGGGTATTAAAGTGCCTTTACCAGATGCGGAAGGAAAGGTATTGTACGTATGGTTCGACGCGCCAATCGGTTATATTTCTGCCACCAAAGAACTGACTGAAAACTGGGCGGATTACTGGTGTAAGGAAGATACCAAACTGGTACACTTTATTGGTAAAGATAACATCGTTTTCCACTGCATTATTTTCCCTGCGATGCTGAAAGCACACGGTGGATTTGTGTTGCCGGACAACGTCCCTGCCAATGAGTTCCTGAACCTGGAAGGAGAAAAAATCTCTACTTCCAGAAACTGGGCGGTATGGGTAAATGATTTTATCGCTGATTTCCCTGGTCAACAGGATATTCTGCGTTATGTACTCACTGCTACTGCGCCTGAAACCAAGGACAACGACTTCACCTGGAAAGATTTCCTTACCAGGAATAATAGTGAGCTGTCTGATAACCTGAGCAACTTTGTGCATCGTACTATGGTATTAATGCACAAGCTGTGTGGTGGTAAAGTACCTCAATTGCATCAGGATCTTCTGAATGATGAGGATCGTCAGATGTTCGTAGAATTCAAAAATGCAAAGGAGAAAGTTGAAAATGCGATAGAGCAATATAAGTTCAGAGAAGGACTGTTTGAAGTAATGGCATTGTCCAAGCTTGGTAATAAGTACATGCAGGATAATGCGCCATGGTTATTGGCTAAAGCTATTGAAACTATCAAGAAAGGTGAGGCTCATGAAAAGTATACAGCAGATGACCTGGAAATGCTCCAGAAAAGAATTGATATCTGTCTGCATATCTGTTTACAAATGACAGCTAACCTGGCAATTCTGATGAATCCTTTCCTGCCATTCACTGCGAAGAAAATCCTTCATATGCTGAAAGTGGTAGATCGTATGCTGGAGTGGGAAAATGCTGGTTCTGAAAAACTGGTGAGTGTTGGTTATTCCTTACGTGATCCAGAAATGCTGTTCAAGAAAATGGACGAATCTGTGATTAAACCGCAATTGGACAGACTGGCAGCCATTAAGGCTGAACAGGCAGCCGCAGCCGCCGCAGCAGAAGCCGCAGCACCTAAAGCAATAGCACCAATCAAACCTGAAATCCAGTATGATGATTTTGCAAAACTGGACCTCCGTGTAGGCACCATTATCAAAGCGGAAAAAGTAGAAAAAGCAGATAAACTGCTGAAATTACTGGTAGATATTGGTTCAGAACAACGTACGGTTGTTTCAGGTATCGCAATGCACTTCAAACCGGAAGACATTGTAGGTAAACAGGTTACGTTAGTGACTAACCTGGCGCCTCGTAAAATGCGCGGTATTGAAAGTCAGGGTATGATCCTGATGGCGGAAGATAACGGTAAACTGGTGTTCGTTAATCCTAACGAAAATGTAGCGCCAGGTTCCGGTGTAGCTTGA
- a CDS encoding 3-hydroxyacyl-CoA dehydrogenase/enoyl-CoA hydratase family protein codes for MQRHINKVAVLGSGVMGSRIACHFAGIGVQVLLLDIAPKELNDAEKKKNLTLESPAVKNRIVNDALQAAVKSNPSPVFTKDVIKRIKTGNFTDDMKKIADCDWIIEVVVENLAVKKIVFEQVEQFRKPGTLITSNTSGIPIHLMAEGRSEDFRKNFCGTHFFNPPRYLRLLEIIPTPHTDPAVIDFLMHYGDLYLGKTTVLCKDTPAFIANRVGVYSIMAIFHIMQEMGLGIDEIDALTGPIIGRPKSATFRTADVVGIDTLVKVAKGVLENCPDDEAISIFKIPEFLQKVVDNNWLGDKTGQGFYKKTTGPGGKEILTLNLQTMEYGPKQKARFSSIDAAKPVEDLKQRIKMLAHSSDKAGQFYQQFHAYLFSYVSHRIPEIADDLYKVDDAMKAGFGWEIGPFESWDLLGVEASVKAIEEKGLTVAQWVKDMLAKGIKSFYKVDNGKKFYYDITTQAYKTLPGEGAFIILENYSGNVLWKNNASRLIDLGDGVVCFDWQTKMNTIGGEVLEGLNKAVDRAEKDFRGLVVANDGANFSAGANVGMIFMLAAEQEYDELDMAVRLFQRSTMRLRYSGVPVVVAPHALTLGGGCEMALHADKVVAAAETYIGLVELGVGLIPGGGGTKEMALRASNEFKEGRIEEEPLKDYFMTVATAKVATSGFEAYDMGVMKKGHDEVVMNPGRLIADAKRSVIEMADEGYTRPVERTDVKVMGRSALGALLAGIYAMKFGKYISEHDEKVAQKLAYVMCGGDLTEPTLVSEQYLLDLEREAFLSLCGERKTLERLQSVIKTGKPVRN; via the coding sequence ATGCAAAGACACATCAATAAAGTAGCCGTACTGGGCTCAGGGGTTATGGGATCAAGGATTGCCTGTCATTTCGCAGGTATTGGCGTTCAGGTACTGCTGCTGGATATAGCACCTAAAGAACTGAATGATGCGGAGAAGAAGAAAAACCTTACTTTGGAGAGTCCTGCTGTAAAAAACCGGATTGTGAATGACGCCCTTCAGGCAGCTGTTAAATCGAATCCCTCACCAGTTTTTACGAAAGATGTCATTAAGCGGATCAAAACGGGCAACTTTACGGATGATATGAAGAAGATCGCGGATTGCGACTGGATCATTGAAGTAGTAGTTGAAAATCTCGCTGTTAAAAAAATCGTTTTTGAACAGGTAGAGCAATTCCGTAAACCCGGAACACTGATTACCTCCAATACCTCCGGTATTCCAATTCACCTGATGGCGGAAGGCCGCAGTGAAGACTTCCGGAAAAATTTCTGTGGCACCCACTTTTTCAACCCGCCGCGTTATCTGCGCCTCCTGGAAATAATTCCTACTCCACATACCGACCCTGCTGTAATAGATTTCCTGATGCATTACGGAGATCTGTACCTGGGAAAAACTACTGTACTCTGTAAAGATACGCCCGCCTTTATCGCTAACCGCGTAGGTGTTTATTCTATCATGGCCATTTTCCACATCATGCAGGAAATGGGCCTCGGAATTGATGAAATTGATGCACTGACAGGCCCGATCATCGGCCGGCCAAAATCAGCTACCTTCCGCACCGCTGACGTAGTAGGTATCGATACCCTCGTTAAAGTAGCAAAAGGAGTACTGGAAAACTGCCCGGATGATGAAGCCATCAGCATCTTCAAAATTCCTGAATTCCTCCAGAAAGTAGTAGATAACAACTGGCTGGGAGACAAGACAGGACAGGGTTTCTACAAGAAAACCACCGGCCCTGGCGGTAAGGAAATCCTTACCCTCAACCTGCAGACCATGGAATATGGTCCTAAACAGAAAGCAAGATTTTCCAGCATAGATGCGGCAAAGCCGGTTGAAGACCTGAAACAGCGTATTAAAATGCTGGCACATTCTTCTGATAAGGCAGGTCAGTTCTATCAGCAATTCCATGCTTATCTCTTCTCTTATGTATCTCACCGTATACCGGAAATTGCAGATGATCTCTACAAAGTAGATGATGCCATGAAAGCCGGTTTCGGATGGGAAATAGGACCTTTCGAAAGCTGGGACCTGCTGGGAGTAGAAGCTTCCGTAAAAGCCATCGAAGAAAAAGGACTGACCGTTGCGCAGTGGGTGAAAGACATGCTGGCAAAAGGTATCAAGTCATTCTATAAAGTAGATAACGGCAAGAAATTCTATTATGATATTACTACCCAGGCGTATAAAACCCTTCCTGGTGAAGGCGCTTTCATTATCCTGGAAAATTATTCCGGTAATGTCCTCTGGAAAAATAACGCCAGCAGACTGATTGACCTCGGCGATGGTGTTGTGTGCTTCGACTGGCAGACAAAAATGAATACCATCGGCGGAGAAGTGCTGGAAGGACTGAATAAGGCGGTAGACCGCGCGGAAAAGGATTTCCGCGGACTGGTTGTTGCCAACGATGGCGCTAACTTCTCTGCAGGTGCCAATGTGGGTATGATCTTCATGCTGGCAGCTGAACAGGAGTACGACGAACTGGACATGGCGGTGCGCCTGTTCCAGCGTTCTACCATGCGCCTGCGTTATTCCGGCGTTCCGGTAGTAGTAGCACCGCATGCCCTTACTTTAGGTGGTGGTTGCGAAATGGCACTACATGCGGATAAAGTGGTGGCTGCTGCCGAAACATATATCGGGCTGGTAGAGTTAGGTGTAGGCCTGATCCCTGGTGGTGGCGGTACCAAAGAAATGGCACTGCGCGCCAGCAATGAATTCAAGGAAGGCCGCATCGAAGAAGAGCCATTAAAAGACTACTTCATGACCGTGGCTACTGCTAAAGTGGCTACATCAGGCTTTGAAGCATATGATATGGGCGTGATGAAAAAAGGCCATGATGAAGTGGTGATGAACCCTGGCCGTCTCATCGCGGATGCCAAGCGCAGCGTAATTGAAATGGCAGATGAAGGATATACAAGGCCTGTTGAAAGAACAGATGTCAAAGTGATGGGACGTAGTGCACTGGGCGCTTTGCTGGCTGGTATCTATGCTATGAAGTTTGGTAAATATATCTCTGAGCATGATGAAAAGGTAGCCCAGAAACTGGCGTATGTAATGTGTGGTGGCGACCTGACAGAGCCTACGCTCGTAAGTGAACAGTATCTCCTGGACCTGGAACGCGAAGCATTCCTGAGTCTGTGCGGAGAACGCAAAACCCTGGAAAGATTACAGAGCGTAATCAAAACAGGGAAACCGGTTAGGAACTAA
- a CDS encoding ABC transporter ATP-binding protein yields MSILTLQGISKRYGVVQALSGVSFEVPAGSVFGVLGPNGSGKTTLLGIVTDVLKADSGNFQLFGGPASGAARRKIGTLLETPNFYHYLSAWKNLEIAASIKQRGKDDIARVLKICGLYERKDTAFKTYSLGMKQRLAIASVLLGDPDVLILDEPTNGLDPAGIAEVRVLVQQLADSGKTILLASHLLDEVEKVCTHVAILQKGQLLLSGPVNEVLQRNDFIELAAADNQALAALLLQYPDCTGATVTGNKVVATFAVAPDPAAINSWCAGQGIWLQQLQLRRKSLETAFLELTHTSAQ; encoded by the coding sequence ATGTCAATATTAACCTTACAAGGCATCTCCAAACGGTATGGTGTCGTACAGGCGCTGTCAGGCGTATCCTTCGAGGTACCGGCTGGCAGCGTCTTTGGTGTTTTAGGCCCCAACGGCAGCGGGAAAACCACCCTGCTCGGCATTGTCACCGACGTACTGAAAGCAGACAGCGGTAACTTCCAGCTATTCGGAGGACCCGCCTCCGGCGCAGCAAGGCGCAAAATAGGAACCCTGTTGGAAACCCCTAATTTCTACCATTATCTCAGCGCATGGAAAAACCTGGAAATCGCTGCCAGCATCAAGCAGCGGGGCAAAGATGATATTGCCAGGGTGCTGAAAATCTGCGGCCTCTATGAAAGAAAAGACACCGCCTTCAAGACCTATTCCCTCGGTATGAAACAGCGCCTGGCCATTGCAAGCGTGCTGCTGGGGGATCCGGATGTACTCATCCTGGATGAGCCTACCAATGGCCTGGATCCTGCCGGTATCGCAGAAGTAAGAGTACTGGTACAACAGCTGGCCGACAGTGGGAAAACGATACTGCTGGCGAGTCACCTGCTCGATGAAGTGGAAAAAGTATGTACCCATGTGGCTATTCTGCAGAAAGGGCAACTCCTGCTCTCCGGACCTGTGAACGAGGTCTTGCAGCGCAACGATTTCATTGAGCTGGCAGCGGCAGATAATCAGGCATTGGCTGCATTGTTGCTGCAATACCCGGATTGCACAGGAGCAACGGTTACAGGAAATAAGGTGGTAGCCACTTTCGCTGTTGCCCCGGACCCTGCTGCTATCAACAGCTGGTGTGCCGGACAAGGCATATGGCTGCAACAGCTGCAATTACGCAGAAAAAGCCTCGAAACTGCATTCCTTGAACTGACCCATACCTCTGCCCAATGA
- a CDS encoding ABC transporter permease, producing MKNIILTEWLKVKSYRTFWIMVVLAAIVPLAGNLLMADFFTTNLKAAKNLVGDPFSFPDVWLTTASICSYVSSLYGLLLIILVTNEFTFRTNRQNIIDGWDRKEFVYSKLFWLLKLAGLSLLVATISAIFVGLKYGTTSISFEGYQYVVIYFLQMLVLLTIALLIAVFFRRAGISIVVFMAYTMMLEQIIVSILKKYVGLVGGLLPLQTGDELIPFPLTGKLIQSDQYNSSVYVVVMIAYIFLGIWLVFRKIMKSDL from the coding sequence ATGAAAAATATTATTTTAACCGAATGGCTGAAAGTAAAGAGCTATCGTACCTTTTGGATAATGGTTGTACTGGCGGCTATCGTGCCACTGGCCGGCAACCTGCTGATGGCCGACTTCTTCACCACTAATCTGAAGGCCGCCAAGAACCTGGTAGGGGATCCATTCTCCTTTCCCGACGTATGGCTTACCACCGCAAGTATTTGCAGCTATGTATCTTCGCTGTACGGACTTTTACTGATCATACTTGTTACCAATGAATTCACCTTCCGTACCAACCGACAGAATATTATCGATGGCTGGGACAGAAAAGAATTCGTTTACTCAAAACTCTTCTGGTTATTGAAGCTGGCAGGCTTGTCGCTGCTGGTAGCCACTATCAGCGCAATATTTGTAGGACTTAAGTATGGTACTACCAGCATTAGTTTTGAGGGTTATCAGTATGTAGTAATTTATTTTCTGCAGATGCTGGTGTTATTAACCATCGCCCTGCTGATAGCGGTATTCTTTCGCAGGGCCGGCATTTCTATCGTGGTTTTTATGGCCTATACGATGATGCTGGAGCAGATTATCGTTAGTATTTTAAAGAAATATGTAGGGTTAGTAGGCGGACTCCTGCCGCTGCAAACCGGCGATGAATTAATACCTTTCCCGCTGACAGGAAAACTGATACAGTCAGATCAGTATAATTCTTCAGTATATGTGGTGGTGATGATCGCTTATATCTTTTTGGGCATCTGGCTGGTATTCAGAAAGATAATGAAATCCGATCTATAG
- the surE gene encoding 5'/3'-nucleotidase SurE: MAEQEKLILVTNDDGITAPGIRALVEAVRPFGKVVVVAPDSPQSGMGHAITIGVPLRLNQVGVFDGVEAWQCSGTPVDCVKLARDKILGGRKPDICVSGINHGANHSINVIYSGTMSAAMEAAIEGIPSAGFSFLEYDYEADFSLPAKVAAEVVSRMLAKPLPPGTLFNVNIPIVEEKDFKGIRICRQADAKWVEEFDERRDPHGKKYYWLTGEFKNRDTGEDTDVWALENNYASLVPVQFDLTNYKMKEKLEEEWKDL; encoded by the coding sequence ATGGCAGAACAGGAAAAATTAATACTGGTAACTAACGACGATGGCATTACTGCCCCAGGCATCCGTGCGCTGGTAGAGGCAGTACGTCCTTTTGGGAAAGTGGTGGTAGTGGCACCGGATAGCCCGCAATCGGGTATGGGGCACGCCATTACGATTGGTGTACCGCTGCGTCTGAATCAGGTAGGCGTTTTTGATGGCGTGGAAGCCTGGCAATGTTCAGGTACACCGGTAGATTGCGTGAAGCTGGCCCGTGATAAGATCCTGGGTGGCCGTAAGCCGGATATATGCGTGAGTGGTATTAACCATGGCGCAAACCATTCCATCAACGTAATTTATTCAGGTACAATGTCTGCCGCCATGGAAGCCGCTATTGAAGGCATTCCTTCCGCGGGATTTTCTTTCCTGGAATACGATTATGAAGCAGATTTTTCTTTACCGGCAAAGGTAGCGGCAGAAGTAGTTTCGCGTATGCTGGCGAAGCCATTGCCTCCGGGAACTTTATTTAATGTGAATATTCCCATTGTGGAAGAAAAAGATTTCAAGGGAATCCGTATTTGCCGTCAGGCTGATGCCAAATGGGTAGAGGAATTCGATGAAAGAAGAGATCCGCATGGAAAAAAATATTACTGGCTGACAGGAGAGTTCAAGAACCGTGATACAGGAGAAGATACGGATGTCTGGGCGTTGGAAAATAATTACGCTTCACTGGTGCCTGTTCAGTTTGATCTGACCAATTATAAGATGAAAGAAAAACTGGAAGAAGAGTGGAAAGATCTCTAA